One genomic segment of Schistosoma haematobium chromosome 6, whole genome shotgun sequence includes these proteins:
- the MRPL1 gene encoding mitochondrial 54S ribosomal protein mrpl1 (EggNog:ENOG410VF3E~COG:J), whose translation MQFRKVICYSYAHIQPTLISSSFRNLSTSSQLFKHQQQRYREAKVTVNEKSKSRRDAARELLMKTNRTKWEQEMAQLNILKGRIPTSDTYLISEFEPKKYSLSEAVELLRESAQPDMYDCMDNPVRVKVTLNMCTKKKTRFIPKFESNLVLPNILDFMPARRVLVICQNSDDREAYLTAGAYDAGGSALIQRISQGHYHWGEYDTVVAHQSWESQVTKLRHILKERLPTIKNGRFGEDMMKLMSIHSNSIQLESTSIDGVPEIGLLDIILGQLSWDFNRLEENLRSYLECIESQKSSRIINEFIQSGEIHCPPTGERFILDISQYCSLGNKSKANQLVDEGEEEEEDDDHDHDDIIDMMSIQIEKQQNTNELDI comes from the exons ATGCAATTTCGCAAAGTAATTTGTTACAGTTATGCACATATTCAACCGACTCTAATCTCCAGTTCATTTCGCAATCTGTCGACTTCATCACAATTATTCAAACACCAGCAGCAAAGATATCGTGAGGCTAAAGTAACTGTAAATGAAAAGTCGAAGAGTAGACGAGATGCTGCTCGTGAACTATTGATGAaaacaaataggacgaagtgggAGCAGGAAATGGctcaattaaatattttgaaaggTCGAATTCCAACTTCCGATACTTACTTAATATCTGAATTTGAGCCGAAAAAATACAGTTTGTCAGAAGCTGTTGAGCTACTGCGTGAAAGTGCCCAGCCGGATATGTATGATTGTATGGATAATCCAGTTCGAGTTAAG GTTACGCTCAATATGTGTACAAAGAAGAAGACAAGGTTCATACCGAAATTTGAAAGTAATCTCGTTCTACCAAATATATTAGATTTTATGCCTGCTCGTCGAGTATTGGTCATATGTCAA AATTCAGATGATCGTGAGGCATATTTAACTGCTGGTGCTTATGATGCTGGTGGATCAGCACTTATCCAACGTATAAGTCAAGGTCACTACCATTGGGGTGAATATGATACTGTTGTCGCTCATCAAAGTTGGGAAAGTCAGGTGACAAAATTACGAcatattttaaaagaaagattaccGACAATAAAAAATG GTAGATTTGGTGAAGATATGATGAAACTGATGTCAATCCATTCGAATAGTATTCAACTGGAATCAACCTCCATTGATGGTGTTCCTGAAATTGGATTACTGGATATAATTTTGGGTCAG CTCTCATGGGATTTTAATCGACTAGAAGAGAATTTACGTAGTTATTTGGAATGTATTGAATCACAAAAGTCATCTAGAATCATAA ATGAGTTCATTCAATCCGGTGAAATTCATTGTCCACCAACTGGTGAACGTTTTATTTTAGATATTTCACAATATTGTTCTCTTGGTAACAAATCTAAAGCAAATCAACTTGTTGATGAaggtgaagaagaagaagaagatgatgatcatgatcatgatgatATAATTGATATGATGAGTATACaaatagaaaaacaacaaaatacaaATGAACTTGATATTTGA